One window of the Calditrichota bacterium genome contains the following:
- a CDS encoding hydroxymethylglutaryl-CoA synthase, which yields MSEVGIVGYGAYIPRYRIKLESIAAVWGADAESYKRGLMLYEKSVPGLDQDTITMSIEASRYALKRAGITGRQVGAAYVGSESHPYAVKPTGTVLTEAIGATPEVHSADFEFACKAGTEAMYVAYAQVKAGLIDYGIGCGADTSQGAPGDALEYSASAGAASFVFGRTNVIATVDLTYSFMTDTPDFWRREHQFYPQHGGRYTGEPAYFRHTLGAARGIMEKAGTKPADFRFVVFHQPNGKFPTEAGKKLGFIKEQWETGLLTPWLGNTYSGASPIGLTAILDIASPGDRILMVSFGSGAGSDAFIYTVTDQINGKPQMAPLTRPQLDENKFYIDYGRYAKFRGKIIRNEK from the coding sequence ATGTCGGAAGTCGGAATCGTCGGTTACGGGGCTTACATTCCCCGTTACCGTATCAAATTGGAGTCGATTGCCGCCGTCTGGGGCGCGGACGCCGAGAGTTACAAACGAGGGCTGATGCTCTACGAGAAGTCCGTCCCCGGCCTCGATCAAGACACAATCACAATGTCGATTGAGGCGTCGCGCTATGCTCTGAAGCGGGCCGGCATCACCGGTCGCCAGGTCGGCGCCGCCTATGTCGGATCGGAGTCGCATCCCTATGCTGTGAAGCCGACCGGGACGGTGCTGACTGAAGCCATCGGCGCAACGCCGGAGGTTCACAGTGCGGACTTCGAGTTCGCCTGCAAGGCTGGCACTGAAGCGATGTATGTTGCCTATGCCCAGGTCAAAGCCGGGCTTATCGACTACGGCATCGGCTGTGGAGCCGACACCTCGCAGGGCGCTCCCGGCGATGCCCTTGAATACTCGGCTTCGGCGGGCGCGGCGTCGTTCGTTTTCGGCCGGACCAACGTCATCGCGACGGTCGATCTGACCTACTCGTTCATGACCGATACCCCCGACTTCTGGCGGCGGGAGCATCAGTTCTATCCGCAGCATGGGGGGCGCTATACCGGCGAACCGGCCTACTTCAGGCACACCCTCGGTGCCGCCAGGGGCATTATGGAAAAAGCCGGGACGAAGCCTGCCGACTTCCGGTTCGTCGTCTTTCACCAGCCGAACGGCAAGTTCCCAACCGAAGCGGGGAAGAAACTCGGCTTTATCAAGGAACAGTGGGAGACCGGGCTCTTGACGCCATGGCTTGGCAACACCTATTCGGGCGCGTCTCCGATCGGGCTCACGGCGATCCTCGACATTGCGAGTCCGGGAGACCGCATACTGATGGTTTCGTTCGGATCGGGCGCCGGTTCGGATGCGTTCATTTACACCGTAACCGACCAGATCAATGGCAAGCCGCAAATGGCGCCCCTGACCCGGCCGCAACTCGACGAGAACAAGTTCTACATCGACTACGGCCGTTATGCCAAATTCCGGGGCAAGATCATCCGCAACGAGAAGTAA
- a CDS encoding thiolase domain-containing protein encodes MREVAVIGVGIHKWGELWDLSLRDMHALATSRAIADAGIDHIDSLYVGCMSSGLFTAQEHLASLLADNAGLLPVPATRVESACASGGLAFRLGWMEVASGLSDIVLVSGVEKMTDVTGEEATFALATAADTEYEGYQGATFPGLYAMMARAHMERYGTTLRQMAAVAVKSHANGALNPDAQYPFTVSLDGVLNSTMVADPLRLLNCSPITDGAAAVILAPAEWARANLKKRPLVVIKGSGHATDTIALHSRKDLTWLEATEIAGQKAYQMAGVGPSDIDFAEVHDCFSIAEIMVTEALGFFEPGQGGPAAEAGQTARDGAKPINTSGGLKSKGHPVGATGVAQIIEVARQLWGEAGGRQLSKARRGLAQNMGGTGGSALVHILERKD; translated from the coding sequence ATGCGTGAAGTCGCCGTCATCGGAGTCGGCATTCACAAATGGGGGGAACTGTGGGACTTGTCGCTGCGCGATATGCACGCGCTGGCGACGTCGCGCGCCATAGCCGACGCCGGAATCGATCACATCGACTCGCTCTATGTCGGCTGCATGTCAAGCGGGCTCTTCACGGCGCAGGAGCATCTCGCCTCGCTGCTCGCCGACAATGCCGGCTTGTTGCCGGTTCCGGCGACCCGGGTCGAGAGCGCCTGTGCTTCGGGAGGACTGGCCTTCCGGCTTGGCTGGATGGAGGTCGCCTCCGGGCTATCTGACATCGTCCTCGTGAGCGGTGTCGAGAAGATGACCGATGTTACAGGCGAGGAAGCGACCTTTGCCCTTGCGACCGCAGCCGATACGGAATATGAGGGCTACCAGGGCGCGACTTTCCCCGGCCTCTATGCGATGATGGCACGGGCGCACATGGAGCGCTATGGCACGACGCTTAGGCAAATGGCTGCGGTCGCGGTCAAGAGCCATGCCAACGGAGCGCTCAATCCCGATGCTCAGTATCCGTTCACCGTCTCGCTCGATGGTGTACTCAACTCGACAATGGTCGCCGATCCGCTGAGACTGCTCAACTGCTCGCCGATCACCGACGGGGCGGCGGCGGTCATACTTGCGCCGGCAGAGTGGGCCAGGGCAAATCTGAAGAAACGGCCGCTTGTAGTGATCAAAGGTTCGGGTCATGCGACGGACACAATAGCGCTACATTCGCGCAAAGATCTGACATGGCTCGAGGCGACGGAGATCGCGGGTCAGAAAGCCTACCAAATGGCGGGCGTCGGGCCGTCAGACATCGACTTCGCCGAGGTGCACGACTGCTTCTCGATTGCGGAGATCATGGTTACCGAGGCGTTGGGATTCTTTGAGCCGGGACAGGGCGGGCCGGCCGCCGAGGCGGGTCAGACCGCGCGGGACGGAGCCAAGCCGATCAACACCTCGGGCGGGCTCAAGTCGAAGGGGCATCCGGTCGGAGCGACGGGCGTTGCGCAGATCATCGAGGTTGCGCGGCAACTCTGGGGCGAGGCTGGCGGTCGTCAACTCTCGAAGGCGCGGCGCGGCCTGGCGCAAAACATGGGCGGAACCGGCGGATCGGCGCTGGTGCACATTCTCGAAAGGAAGGACTAA